GCAGTATGTATAAGTAACAGCTTTTGTTAAGGTTAAAGCcttcacttcagtcacatctcaaTTGTGGAttgtttaaaatccactgtgatggTGAACATACTGTAATTCaacccagttttatttatatagcaccaaatttcAACAATGGGCACTTCAAGGTGCTTtctaaagaccccacaataatacagggggctgtggaagagagccagagattaataataattaatgatcaaatgcagagtggggtataaacagagaaacagggaacccccccagcagcctaggcctatagcagcataactaagggagggttcagggtcgcctgatccagccctaactataagcttgatcataaaggaaagttttaagcctaatcttaaaaatagagagggtgtctgtctcctgaatccaagctgggagctggttccacagaagaggggcctgaaagctgaaggctctgcctcccattctactcttaagtatcctaggaaccacaaggaagccagcagggttagggttagggttaggggttaggggttaggcAAGATTCTAAATACTGTGACACTGACcacatatttgtgtgttgtCAGGATGAGCTGTGGAGGattcaggagaagctggagtCCTTCTTCGGAGCTTTGGTGGGGTCTAACATCTATATCACACCAGAGGCGTCACAAGGCCTTCCAGCTCACTATGATGATGTTGAGGTACAAAAATGACTCAATAAGACTTAGAACTGGCAGCTTCTGTGCTGTAGGTGATGTGCAATCCAGCATACATTTTTCAGATGTCCATGGTGCTTGTTGCAGGTGTTCATTCTGCAGCTGGAGGGACAGAAACATTGGCGTCTTTACAGTCCTACTGTTCCACTGGCAGCAGAGTACAGCGTGGAGTCAGAGGAGAATATTGGCATCCCAACTCATGATATTATACTGAAGGTACAGCATTTTATCTAAGGTCGACCTTAGTGTAGTGAAAACCCTGATCATCAGTCCTGCAGTCGATTcctttattaaagttttaatgttcatttttttttatagcatcaGTGTTTGCTTATTGTGTGGCTACTCCCAGCTGACGTCACTGTCGTAATTACTGAGGTCGTACAGTAATTATGACACATGCAGAAATAAAACGTTAGTTGAGAAAGACTCACTTTGAAAGATCCCTGagattgatttttctttcagtttttagaTCGATGTTAGCTCTGAACAGTCATGAATATGACGCTAGTTTTagcatagcactcacctctgtggtgatgaagtgttttgagagactcatcaagacattcatcacctcctcactgcccaccaccctcgacccactacagtttgcataccggccagacagatccacagatgacgccatatccttcctcctccacaagaccctttcacacatagacactggtaaggggaactatgtgagagtgctgtttgtagattacagctcagcattcaacaccatagttccctccaggctggtctctaagctgctggacctgggccttggcccatccctgtgcaggtgggttcacagcttcctgaccagcagaccacaggtggtacgagtgggtcacctcacctcatcctccctcaccctcaacactggatccccccaaggctgtgtgctcagccctctgctgtactcactgtacacccatgactgcgaggccacgtcagagtccaacgtcatcatcaagtttgctgacgacactgctgttgtgggactaatctctcacaatgaggagacagcctacaggagagaggtctcccgcctggagaactggtgccaggagaaccacctcctgctcaacgtcagcaaaacaaaggaactgatcgtggacttcagcaggaagcagcagagggacttccatccacttgtcatcagtggtgctgaggtggaaagagtggacaccttcaaatacctgggagtgaccatctcacaggacctgtcctggactcatcacataaacatcactgtgaagaaggccagacagcgtctctacctcctcaggcggctgagagacttcaagctcccactcaaggtgctcaggaacttttacacctgcaccatcgagagcatcatgcgtgggagcatcaccacctggatgggaaactgcaccaagcaggacttcatggccctaaaaagggtggttcgttcagctgaacggaccatcagaaccaccctccccaacctgcaggacatttacaccaagcagtgcaggctgagggccatgaagatcctaaaacagcccagccaccccggacactctctcttctccctgctcccatcaggccggcgttaccgctgcctgagggctaagactgaaaggttgaagaagagtttttacccacaagccatccgtctgctcaactctgagccctaactggaccattattgcacagtgtaaatattataatttaaaaagtgtgtatagtgtatagtatatagagtatagagtatagtgtgaattacttttttttatttttattcttcttatttatatgtgtgtgtttattaggttgcaggtacaaaatacatttcactgtgcattgtactgtgtataactgtgcatgtgacaaataaacactatcttaatcttagtTTTAGCTACATTTATGTGTACAGAGCTTTTAACCAAGATAAATAAGCCAAAACTTTGGTAATCAGTATTATGTGTTTCCAGCATGAGCAGCTCTTCTCTCTCCACAGGCTGGAGATCTCCTGTACTTTCCGAGGGGAACCATCCATCAAGCGGACACTCCAGCAGGAGTGAACTACTCCAGTCACCTAACTCTCAGCACCTACCAGAGAATGTATGaaagctttttcttcttctctgtagCCTCACTTTATCACCGCGTCTACATGAAGGAGGTGTTTCTGTGCTgctccacacacacagtcactagTTATACATATAAGCTAGGAGGAATTAGAAGCATAAAAAAGGTTGTACTTCTGCATGTACAGTTCAAATGGAGCCTGTTCTGTTAAATGGCTTCTGCAGATGACTGAAATTATTAATGtagtaaatattttgtgtcaGATGAACGCCTGCAATGCTGTTGGATTTTTATCCTTGAGTCGTGCTACATGGTTGTGCCAAAGTACTTAAAGTAACATAATAAAAATGCTGTAATATATGTGATACTATCTGCTTTGAAGCAGACAGTCAGTAGAACAGAGGTCTGTCCATCACAGTGAAGTCCACATCACCAGGCTTTCAGCCAACAGGAACCAGAGGACCTGGTTTAGTTCTGACCTAGAAACAAAGCTCCAGACATTTCCACCAAAAATAAGTTGTTTTAGACGTCAGTCTAGTCCAGTCTGAAGATGAACTGCATACACTGGGGAAATATTTATGATGTCCTGCTGAATGTCTTTGTAAGTAATTTGCttacttacaaagaaatgaacaatctctaatttttatggtacttTCATTGTCATTGAGAGTaaaaagtatttgatccccaagcaaaaaaatgacttagtACTTGGAGAAGAGACCCCTGTTGGCAAGTACAGAGTTAAGACGCTTCTTGTAGTTTTTCACCAGGTTTGTACTCATCTCAGGAGGGAATTTCTCCCAGTCCTCGTTACAGAAATTCTCTAgatccttcaggtttcttggctgACGCTTGGCGTCCTGAAGCtgcagctccctccacagattatctgttggattgaggtctggagactggctaggctgCTCcagaccttaatgtgcttcttctttagccactcctttgttgccttggtggtatgtttttgggtcattgtcatgctggaagacccatacACAATCCGTCTTCAGTGTCCTGGCTGAAGGAAGGAGGTTCTCCAAGATTTAATAGTACATGGTCCTGGGGATGGTGGTCTTTTGGTCACACTCAggatttctcttcctccaaacatggttttggtttcatctgaccacagctgtcctggaatcatttagatgttcactggcaaacttaagacaGGCCTGTAAATGTGTCTCCTTGAGTTGGGGGACCTTGCAGGTGCTGCAAGAGTTCAGTCCATTACAGCATAGTGTGCTAccagtggtgttcttggtgactgtggtcccaactgccttcagatcattgacCCTGTAACATTGGCCATCACCGCTGgtacacctgttacctgcctttAACACCAACCGTATCACGgctgagacgtctgatcaaacgcactttgaattaccgtaattacacgacagtttgtcctatcggaaaaattcaagtggtttctgaaagctgagaaattacacttcacacccaacatagaGTTATTGTGGTAAGTGTTGCCAGAAGTCCACAAATGGCGGGATATTTGAAATACAATATGTCGCCAATGACATGTTTGGTGTTAAAGGCTTAACAAGCTCGTTCCTTGGAGCTTTTGGCtaatccaccacctttctcatgatcagcCTTACCATatgaggcaagatcttgcatggagctccagaccaaGGGTGATTCacggtcattttatatttatcccATTTCCAAATAATTGCACCAGCTGTTGTTACCTTCTCagcaagcttcttgctgatggtcttgtagcccattccagccttgtgcaggtctacagtgTTGTCCCTGACATCCtgtgacagctctttggtcttgcccaCGGTGGTAGAGAGGTTGGAGTGGAAGAAATTTATTCTGTGGACATGTGTGTTTTATACACACAAGTTGAGGCCATGAGTATCTGTATTCGACTGATTGGTTGATTGGAATCTGTGGGAGCCAAAATTCTGGCTGTGTTGTACAGAATCAGATACTtacttcatccatccatccattttctattGCTTATAAGGGTttgggttgcaggggcagcagcccagacttcctccacctcttccagctcatcTGCGGGGGACACCGTTCTCAAGCTAGCCGAGAGATATGATCTCAGTGAGTCCTAGGTCTGCTAGTTCCAGAGCCCAAGCTGTGAGGTGACGCTGACTATATCTAGTCAGTGTCTCCCAACCTCATGCACCAGCTGaagctccttccccaccagagaggtgggTGGTGGGCCCACAAGAAGACAGATCCTTGTAACTTCTTTGAGCTGAGCCCAGCCAGGCCCCTACCCCAGCTCCAGGGTAGGACCCTGGTAACCCTGTCCTGGACAGGGTACACTGGACCCTGGGATTTTGACATAGGGGTTATCTGAAGACTTacttcactcaatgacatgcaaatcaatttataacttatatgtaatctgttttttctggatttttggttgatattctatctctctccattaaaactgccataaaaattagagactgggTCAAACAATTATTTCCTCATTGTTGGTGTGTCGGTGCTCAACACAGAGATTGTTtttgtatatatctgtatgttCTTTATTTCTGGTGTGTGAATGAGAACCAAACCAGTTCTCTGTTGATGCTCCACATGATGTAGCCAATAAATCACACACTCTTCCACTGTTCCCTGCCTGTGATAACCTCAGGTCATGGGGAGATCTGCTGCTGGACGTATTGCCCAGCTTGCTGTGTGACCGTAGCAGGAGTGAAGTCGGCCTCAGAGAAGGAATGCCTAGAAGACTCTTACTGGTAATTCTGACATTATGACTGCCTGTCTGATGTGTGGCCATGGATCTTAATTCTGAACTAATACTTCCAGATGCTTCTGCAGTGTATATAACTTCACACTGAAGAATGTAAAAAATCTCTGACATTGTTTTTCAGTATTTGTAACAACACAATATTTAGTGACAAACTGCAATGTTTTTAATCACTGATAGTTACTCAGAGCTGTGTTCTGTTTTCCATGGAAATCCGTCCACtcttctagtcttactgacccTTAAAGGTGCAGTGGGGGGATCATTAGTTTTGATCCACTGCttaatttgtaagtttgctcacttacaaagaaatgaacgtctctaatttttatggtagttttgtTTTCATGGAGAAAGGCAGAATATCAGATCCCAGAGAAAACACAGTACGTGGACGTTAGACTGTGTGATTAGGTGAATGTGACACTAGCCTAACTTTATCTCCAGCTGTGGCCAAAAAGTTTTGAGTAGCACAAGGACTGATTTCCACAAAGGttgctgcttcagtgttttaGATATTTATCAACTGTTTCTATGGTATACCGAAGTATACTGACAAGCATAAGTGTCAAAGGCTTTTTTGACAATTACATTAAGTTTATGCTTTTCAAGACTGCTGCAATTCACCCTTTCATGCTATCAATCCACAATCAGCAAATCCTGAGTGATGGCAGCCCGTTCCTGCATAATCAATGCTTGGAgggtttttgtttgtcagtCTGCCTCCAGAGGACTGACCACAAGTTCTTGATGGGATTAAGGTCTGGGGAGTTTCTTGGCCATGGACCCAAATTCGTAATGTTTCGCTCCCCGAGCCACTTAGTTACTGCTTGGCCTTACGGCACTGTGCTCCATCATGCTGGAAAAGGCGTTGGTCTTCACCAGCCTGTTCTTGGGGAGAAGTTGCTCTGAGGTTGTGTTGGTGCCATTCCTTATTCATGGCGTATTCTTACACAAAATTGTGAGTGCACTTCCTTGGATGAGAAGCCGCCCCACACATGAATGGTCGCAGGAGGTTTTATTGTTGGCATAACAAGACTGATGGTAGCATTCACCTTTTCTTCTCCAACCATTTTTCCAGCTgccccaaacaatcagaaagaggCTTCATCAGAGGAAATGACTTTAACCCAGTACTCAGCAGTCCAGTCGCTGTACTGTCAGTCTGTCCTCGATGTTTTTCCTGGACAGAAGAGGCTTCTCTGTTGCCCTTCTTTACACCAGGCCATCCTCCACAAGTCTTGGCCTCACTACTACAGATGCACTCACACCTGCctgctgctgttcctgctctgcAAACAATCTTATATTCagccaaaaagtatttttgatctTATTTTGAGAGTGATACACTAAGCAAGAGCTGAATGTGTAAGATTATTAAACTTGTTTTGTCTAAAAACTCAATATTTACCCTTGTTTATAGTCTGAATCTTTCCAAAGTGAGTGAAATaatctgccagtgcagtaagatAATTACACTTGGTAAGATTTcttgaaataagacaaaatatgtAGTTATTCTGAAGACTAGATATTaaaacaagatcaaaaatacttttttggcTGAATACAAAATTGTGAGACTTGGTCAGTTTTTGCAGTGTGAGCGAGCTCTGAACTGACGGTGTCCCAGTCCCACAGCTCAGTCCCCTTTAAGATGGTAATTACTGGAATTTCTTAAGCACCCCGGATCCTCCTTCACAACACTCGAAGCTTTCTCCTCGACATTCAGTGATCTGATACATGCTTCATTTAGGTGTAATCTTACTAGCAGCAGTACCCATGACTGTGAAGCTCTTCTTATGCAAAGCGATGATGACTGCATGGCTTTCTTGTAGGTAACCATGATAAAATTTCAACCACCCTCCTTTTAAAGCATCCAATCTGCTATTTGAACTCAATCAGCATGACAGAGGGAGCTCTGTAACACTCTCACCTGTGTTAACCAGAATATCACTGAAATTATGTCAGCAGATACTTTTGTGGCAGGGTGGAAATAAAGTGGAATTTTCATGGCAAAGAGGGACTTTGCAATTATTTCTAAGTCATCTGCTCActctttaattcagttcagttttatttatacagctccaaatcacagcaaacagtcacctcagggcGCTctgtacaataatacagagaaaacccaacagaacaacctcctatgagcagcacttggtgacagtgggaaggaaaaactccctttgaacaggaagaaacctccagcagaaccaggctcagggagggggggtcatctgctgaggggggagagacagagattaataataactaatgattaaatacagagtaaaatataaacagagtggaaaaaaggtgaataaaaagaaacactcagtgcatcatgggaaatagagagggtgtctgtctcctgaatctaagctgggagctggttccacagaagaggggcctgaaagctgaaggctctgcctcccattctgctccTACAGCAGTGAAGCGCTCTGTCTCCGTAATACTGTGGAGCATATTCAGATTGccatcataaaaactgaagcagcaaactctGTAAAACCAATACTTGTGTCATTCTCAAAATGTTTGGCCAGGACTGGATTGTTCATTCTCTCCTCTGTCAAATCAATCACCAGTTCACCCACAGACCAACCCTGCAGGAAGGTTCACATCCAGTGCTAACCGCGGTGCTGCCATGCTGCCCAGAAATAGTGTTATGATGCATGTTGCAATTCTACCAGCATGGACACCAGAGGAGCCTGCTGCAGTTTTctcctgactgctgcagctacAGTCCTGGATTATGTGTCAGTCAGTTTAATCACTGTGAGTGAGGGTAGGGTAGATCTGTTTAAACCCAGACATCAGAAGAAAGTGCCACcactttgcattttgtttaattagTGACTAATGAACCTTTATAATTCACTATtgataaagaaagaaatgtcttgtttcttttttctctaaGCATTGCTTCAGAAGTTGTTAGATATTTAATGCTAAAAGTTAGTAGATGGGCCAAGACATAAAACTGAAGCAGTCAAAGTTTGTAAAGACCTTTTTTGGCCCTCCAGCAGCTGTCACTACGATGATCTCTTATTTAAGACCTGTGAGCAAAATGGAAGCAGTATCACTGCAACAGTGTTGTGGTcaagaagaaagctggctttaaAGGCCGGAGGCACACGCGAAGACCTTGCTGTCACTTTGCAGCTGAACTTCTCCTGCTTCCTGGAAGGTTTCCAAAAATCCGTTCACACTGACACATGCGTGTGTCGCTGTGCTGCCTGCATGTCTGTGTAGGACCGCAGTGAGGGCCTGCACATCAGCCAGCGGCTGGCTGCCGGCCTCAGGTCTCTGGCTAATGAGATGGAAACTGGGATGCAGGAATTGCGCGTCACTCACATGAAGAGAGACTTCATCATGAACAGACTACCACCTTACTGCCAGCAGGAGCTGTCTTCACCATGTGAgttcattttaatgcatttatacagtaccagtcaaaggtagTTTTGCAGTGATGCACATTTGTACATGTAATCATGTGGTATCTGTCACAGCTGGAAAGATTCCTGCCCTGGAGGATGAAGTGAGTCTGAGGTTTAAAGACCACATGGTAATAACGGTGGAGCCCAGCCAAGACAGGAGAGTGAGTTTGACTCAGTGCACACAGCTCTGCTGAGGGTCTCTCTGATTGGACATTCTGACTAGCTAAAGGCTAAGGACACGCtaagaactgtgtgtgtgtgtgtgtgtgtgtttcaggatgATGCTACAGAGctggttgtttttgtgttgcacTCTCTGAAGAACCAGAGGCAGAGCCACATGATGGGTGAGAGCTGTGATGAGCAGGAGGACCGCAGCATCTCCAGGGTAAACTGCTGCCTCAGAACAACTGCTCCTATGTTGCTGATCACTGTGTGTGTAACACAGTGTTCTGCTGCAGAGGAGCATTAACTGaccactgaaaatatttgttttctacTCCTGTCTGAGCATTTGATAAAACCTTCAGTGGTTTGATACTTCCTGCCCTTCATTCATGATTCAGGAAAAGTCAGTGTGATATATAAAGTGATGCACACAGTTATGTACGCAGTGACCAAAGGGGttaagaaaatgagtgtgcctctcTAAAATTGTATATTTTTGAGCTGTTTTAAAAGATACTAATATTCAATTCAGCTTCATTTATATGGTGCCAACTCACCACAGCAGTCAAGCTGCTGCCCTAGACTGTCACATCAGCATGGGCCACCGGTCTGAGTGCCACACATGGTAAAAATATTTAAGTATCAGAGCATGTGCACTCATAAATCAGTGCAGTCGTATGAGTGGGTGTGTGGGAGGTTGGAGGGTCAGAAAGCACCTGGTAGGTCACAGCTGCTGATTCACCTCCTGATTGCACATTTAAAGAGCTTTGTCCTGCAGCAGTGTGACAATGAACAGTACTAGACAGCTATGTGTTTAAATACGTCTGTTAAAAAATGTCTCTACTTCCAACCCGGTgccatgtgtctgtgtctgcagggCTTGCAGTTCCCTCTGTCCTACCTCCAGGCCCTGCGGCAGCTTCAGCTAGCAGAGCAGCTGGTTGTTGCCCAGCTTCAACTGCCCACACAGGAGGCCAAACTCAATCTGGTCCTCTCACTGTGGAGTGAGAACCTGCTGCGTGTGTTGTAGTTCACCACAATATTTCTCCTTGACTATTAAAAACATCCCTGAATAAAGCTGGTATTTAAACAC
The window above is part of the Archocentrus centrarchus isolate MPI-CPG fArcCen1 chromosome 14, fArcCen1, whole genome shotgun sequence genome. Proteins encoded here:
- the riox2 gene encoding ribosomal oxygenase 2 — encoded protein: MPKKSKAQGVKRGSSDQGQLPVKQSRGEQRDSSSPLCFQSPDSLFESLIRPMGTEQFFTEYWEKKPLHLQRADPVTASYYQSLFQLSDLQYLCSRGLEYYRDINVVSCINGKKKVLNKEGQVRHSALTKNMVQNKATIQYHQPQRFKDELWRIQEKLESFFGALVGSNIYITPEASQGLPAHYDDVEVFILQLEGQKHWRLYSPTVPLAAEYSVESEENIGIPTHDIILKAGDLLYFPRGTIHQADTPAGVNYSSHLTLSTYQRMSWGDLLLDVLPSLLCDRSRSEVGLREGMPRRLLLDRSEGLHISQRLAAGLRSLANEMETGMQELRVTHMKRDFIMNRLPPYCQQELSSPSGKIPALEDEVSLRFKDHMVITVEPSQDRRDDATELVVFVLHSLKNQRQSHMMGESCDEQEDRSISRGLQFPLSYLQALRQLQLAEQLVVAQLQLPTQEAKLNLVLSLWSENLLRVL